One genomic segment of Catalinimonas alkaloidigena includes these proteins:
- a CDS encoding Rod shape-determining protein MreD, producing the protein MNSRYLIPQAINFVVYILLQVFIVRNLVLFDVAFCFVYIAFLLLLPIEAAAITCMLLGFTTGLVVDIFYNTFGIHAAACVFIMYIRRYWISALTPRGGYDIGMTPSPRAMGFRWFITYAVPLIFVHHATVFFVEIGGFSLFYYTLIKALASTAFTFILVTVIQYIIHTPRRTVL; encoded by the coding sequence ATGAATAGTCGCTATCTTATACCACAAGCCATCAATTTTGTAGTATATATTTTACTACAAGTCTTTATTGTCAGGAATCTTGTACTCTTTGATGTAGCATTCTGTTTTGTATACATCGCTTTTTTGCTCCTTTTGCCCATTGAAGCCGCTGCCATTACCTGTATGCTATTAGGTTTTACCACAGGGCTGGTCGTTGACATATTTTACAATACTTTTGGAATTCATGCAGCAGCATGTGTGTTCATTATGTACATAAGGCGCTACTGGATCAGTGCACTTACACCCAGAGGAGGTTATGATATCGGTATGACCCCCAGTCCCCGCGCCATGGGGTTTAGATGGTTTATTACTTATGCTGTCCCTCTGATCTTCGTACATCATGCTACCGTGTTTTTTGTAGAGATAGGTGGCTTTAGTTTGTTTTATTATACACTGATAAAAGCATTGGCCAGTACTGCGTTTACTTTTATATTAGTTACGGTAATTCAGTACATCATACATACGCCCAGAAGAACTGTTCTATGA
- the mrdA gene encoding penicillin-binding protein 2 gives MKNSNRKYIIRGAVVLIAVVFTIKLFSIQVLSTDYRNKAESNIVEKEIRYPFRGLVYDRNGKLIVFNAPVYDLEVIPKEVDLKDTLAFCRLFDITKEDFIEKIEKAKDYSYVKPSVFIKQISNKTFATVQDYLINYPGFRIQARTNRAYTHRSLANALGYIGEISRYQLERDSINYYRQGDYIGISGIESMYEEQLRGKRGVKYKMVNVRGVEKGSFKDGALDTLSIPGENLQSTVDIDLQEYAETLMMGKRGSVVALEPKTGEVLTFVTAPSYDPNMLSGREYSKNFSTLLADTAKPLYNRPLMGAFPPGSIFKTVQALVGLQEGVITPQTRFYCDRSIIACHGPHSHEDLKGAIEVSCNPYFWNTYKRILNQGESDNTFKDTEIGLEKWRKHVMSFGMGQPLGIDLPNERGGYVPAPSLYDKIYGDDRWKFSTIYSNAIGQGELQIVPLQMANVASIIANRGYYVTPHLIKAIGEDGKPLEKYREKNYTTVDPQHFDVVVEAMHDVVERGTGSYRAKLKGIEVCGKTGTVQNSQGEDHSVFIAFAPKDDPQIAIAVYVENAGQGARAAAGISGLMIEKYLNGCTDRYQMEDYILEGDFIY, from the coding sequence ATGAAGAATAGTAACCGAAAGTATATTATCCGTGGAGCTGTAGTGCTCATAGCGGTGGTTTTTACAATCAAATTATTTTCTATACAGGTCCTTAGTACCGACTATCGGAATAAGGCGGAGAGCAATATTGTGGAAAAGGAAATCCGCTATCCTTTTCGTGGGCTAGTCTATGACCGCAATGGTAAACTAATTGTATTCAACGCTCCGGTATATGATTTGGAAGTAATTCCTAAAGAAGTGGATCTTAAGGATACTTTAGCTTTTTGTAGGCTATTTGATATCACTAAAGAAGATTTTATAGAGAAAATAGAAAAAGCCAAGGACTACTCTTATGTAAAACCTTCTGTCTTTATCAAGCAAATCTCCAATAAGACTTTCGCTACAGTACAAGATTATCTGATCAACTATCCGGGTTTTCGTATACAGGCAAGAACCAACCGGGCATATACACATCGTAGCCTGGCTAATGCGCTGGGCTATATTGGAGAAATCAGCAGGTATCAGTTGGAAAGAGACTCCATCAACTATTACCGTCAGGGTGATTATATTGGTATCAGTGGGATTGAGTCTATGTATGAGGAACAACTGCGTGGAAAACGAGGGGTGAAATACAAAATGGTGAATGTAAGAGGGGTGGAAAAAGGATCCTTTAAAGATGGCGCTCTCGATACCCTTTCTATTCCGGGTGAGAACCTGCAGAGTACGGTAGATATTGACTTACAGGAATATGCTGAGACCCTCATGATGGGGAAAAGAGGTAGTGTAGTTGCTTTGGAGCCCAAAACTGGCGAAGTACTCACTTTTGTAACCGCCCCTTCTTATGATCCTAATATGCTTTCTGGCAGAGAGTACAGCAAAAACTTCTCTACCTTACTGGCTGATACCGCGAAGCCCTTATATAACCGCCCCCTGATGGGGGCTTTCCCTCCGGGATCTATTTTCAAAACCGTTCAGGCATTGGTAGGCTTGCAGGAAGGGGTAATCACGCCGCAGACCCGTTTCTATTGTGACAGAAGTATCATTGCATGCCACGGACCACATTCTCATGAAGACCTTAAAGGTGCCATTGAAGTATCCTGTAATCCTTATTTTTGGAATACTTACAAACGCATTTTAAATCAGGGAGAATCGGATAATACTTTTAAAGATACTGAAATAGGCCTGGAAAAGTGGCGTAAGCATGTGATGAGTTTTGGTATGGGGCAACCTCTGGGCATAGATTTGCCCAATGAAAGAGGAGGTTACGTTCCTGCCCCCTCGCTCTATGATAAGATTTATGGGGATGATCGTTGGAAGTTTTCTACTATCTATTCCAATGCGATTGGCCAGGGAGAGTTACAAATTGTCCCCCTTCAAATGGCAAATGTAGCATCTATAATAGCCAATAGAGGCTATTATGTAACTCCTCACCTGATCAAGGCCATCGGAGAAGATGGTAAGCCGCTGGAAAAATATCGTGAAAAAAATTATACCACCGTAGATCCTCAGCATTTTGACGTAGTGGTAGAAGCAATGCATGATGTGGTGGAAAGAGGTACCGGATCGTATCGTGCCAAACTCAAAGGTATTGAGGTTTGTGGTAAGACAGGTACTGTACAAAATAGCCAGGGAGAAGACCATTCGGTGTTTATCGCCTTTGCACCTAAAGATGATCCACAGATCGCTATCGCTGTATATGTGGAAAATGCAGGTCAGGGAGCACGTGCTGCGGCAGGAATTTCCGGTCTGATGATCGAAAAATACCTTAATGGGTGTACGGATAGATATCAGATGGAAGATTATATTTTGGAAGGAGACTTTATATACTAA
- the rodA gene encoding rod shape-determining protein RodA: MGVRIDIRWKIIFWKETLYTKVRENNNLVNRIDWGVILLYFLLVGLGWLNIFAVVYDAQNPDLSIFDMNINSGRQLIWIGTAAVIIFVIMLTDFRFYDSFAYFIYGGVILILTFVLLFGTEVAGSKSWFSIGSFRLQPSEFAKFATALAVAKFISSDNKTFSSLRPQLTLFAIIGLPAVLIILQGDTGTAMVFSAFVVAFYREGFSPVLLGIGIAAAILFILTLFVPQLYLMIAVIVTAFLLIGINARKTKRIMVIALSAVAIMGVIFSVDFIVSDVLKPHQQNRIKALINPEADPLGYGWNVTQSKIAIGSGGMWGKGFLEGTQTKFDFVPEQSTDFIFCTIGEEHGWFGSLILIVLFSLLLIKVTAIAERQKATFARVYGYGVAGILFFHFAVNIGMTIGLFPVIGIPLPFFSYGGSSLWAFTILLFILVKLDAHRMQILTRS; encoded by the coding sequence ATGGGTGTACGGATAGATATCAGATGGAAGATTATATTTTGGAAGGAGACTTTATATACTAAGGTGAGAGAAAATAATAATTTAGTAAACCGTATTGACTGGGGAGTGATTCTCCTGTATTTCTTACTGGTAGGCTTAGGATGGCTCAATATATTTGCCGTGGTATATGATGCACAAAATCCTGACCTGAGTATATTCGATATGAACATTAACTCAGGAAGACAGCTTATCTGGATAGGTACAGCGGCAGTAATCATATTCGTGATTATGCTGACAGACTTTCGCTTCTACGATTCTTTCGCCTATTTTATTTATGGAGGTGTAATCCTGATCCTGACATTTGTATTGCTCTTTGGTACTGAGGTAGCAGGTTCTAAGTCCTGGTTTTCTATCGGTAGTTTTCGCTTGCAGCCTTCTGAATTTGCCAAGTTTGCCACCGCCTTGGCAGTAGCTAAATTTATCAGCTCTGACAATAAAACTTTCAGCAGCCTGAGGCCTCAGCTCACATTATTTGCAATTATCGGATTGCCTGCCGTGCTCATTATCCTTCAGGGAGATACCGGAACGGCAATGGTATTTAGTGCCTTTGTGGTGGCTTTCTACCGTGAGGGGTTTTCTCCTGTACTGTTAGGAATAGGCATAGCAGCAGCCATACTTTTCATCTTGACATTATTCGTCCCCCAGCTTTATCTGATGATTGCAGTCATCGTAACGGCTTTCCTCCTGATCGGGATCAATGCCCGCAAGACCAAACGAATTATGGTGATTGCCCTGTCAGCCGTAGCGATTATGGGAGTGATTTTCAGCGTAGATTTTATTGTGTCTGATGTGCTGAAGCCTCACCAGCAGAACCGTATCAAAGCATTGATTAATCCGGAAGCGGATCCTTTGGGGTATGGGTGGAACGTAACTCAGTCCAAGATCGCGATAGGTTCCGGTGGCATGTGGGGTAAAGGCTTTTTGGAGGGTACACAAACAAAGTTTGACTTCGTGCCTGAACAAAGCACTGACTTTATTTTCTGTACTATTGGAGAAGAGCATGGCTGGTTCGGAAGCCTGATCCTTATTGTTCTGTTTTCTCTTCTACTTATTAAAGTAACCGCTATTGCTGAAAGACAAAAAGCTACCTTTGCCCGTGTGTATGGTTATGGTGTGGCAGGCATATTGTTCTTCCACTTTGCCGTCAATATCGGTATGACTATCGGCCTCTTTCCGGTTATAGGTATTCCGCTACCTTTCTTTAGCTACGGAGGGTCTTCACTGTGGGCCTTTACTATACTTTTGTTCATTTTGGTGAAGCTGGATGCCCATCGTATGCAGATCCTGACCCGCTCTTAG
- a CDS encoding thymidine kinase: MFIEPQMGGAHYDNIQAGWIEVICGCMFSGKTEELIRRLNRAIIAKQHVEIFKPSLDTRYHTEEVVSHNQNRIASTVVDKAEDILDKADSCKVVGIDEAQFFDEGIVEVCNTLANQGKRVIVAGLDMDYEGKPFGPMPYLMAVAEYVTKVHAICAVSGAPASFSFRLGSAKEKMMLGAKEQYEARSRLHFYQGTEEKKKRSQQHDDKKDENG; this comes from the coding sequence ATGTTTATAGAACCGCAGATGGGTGGTGCGCACTACGATAACATACAGGCCGGTTGGATAGAAGTAATTTGTGGCTGTATGTTTTCCGGAAAAACAGAAGAACTCATACGAAGGCTAAACAGGGCAATTATCGCCAAGCAACATGTTGAGATATTCAAACCTTCTTTAGATACCCGATACCATACGGAAGAAGTGGTGTCGCACAATCAGAACCGAATTGCTTCTACAGTGGTAGATAAAGCTGAGGATATACTGGATAAAGCGGACAGCTGTAAAGTGGTAGGTATTGATGAAGCACAGTTTTTTGATGAAGGTATTGTAGAAGTCTGTAATACCCTTGCTAATCAGGGTAAACGCGTCATCGTGGCCGGCCTGGATATGGACTATGAAGGTAAACCCTTTGGGCCTATGCCCTATCTTATGGCAGTAGCTGAGTACGTGACCAAAGTGCATGCGATCTGTGCTGTGTCAGGAGCTCCAGCTTCTTTCTCATTCCGGCTGGGAAGCGCAAAAGAGAAAATGATGCTGGGGGCAAAAGAACAATATGAAGCGCGTAGCCGACTACATTTTTATCAAGGTACGGAGGAAAAGAAAAAGCGAAGCCAACAGCATGATGATAAAAAAGATGAGAATGGGTAA
- a CDS encoding two-component regulator propeller domain-containing protein, producing MGKVKGRARWVLTTGALISFILCFAHSLFAQREIPIGTWRTHFSYQQSKLVCLAKNKVYSATQNGLFFYDHQTSSLNVLSKLDGLSDAGLTAMDYQEAGDLLILAYKSNRVDVLSPEGIASFSLLQESVGNEQINAVLLNDHIAYLATSLGVRVLEIDTGEEELNIGIRESYTRLSSVGETLPVYDVTVLGDSIFLATDEGVIANSLDINVNRQDFASWERLDVSENLPVSYVEQDGKNILAAVDGEGIYALIDGNWMLTEIVVEGSFSSFNASSGQLVAVADGQVYILGETLSTVITSNPSEAVIDTEGILWVADATDGLIKIDQTGQEQLLPSGPLSDDVYSLHYANGSMILLLDSREAGFSIFEEGKWHNYPPAIIAENLSQLSPPPLVDVDYLPAEQSYYFASLGNGVIRWDGENSFSSITSTSEESSLANDVVSSVLVQNTQLWLSNYDVLPSVHLYNSDEGSWQSFAPNGLAGQFPVDMVLAYDDMPWLLSSRQGAGAHTGSELVVFDAANSTSLQIRANVAVADLPGNEFTDIAVDREGQIWLAGNEGVTYFPTPADIFSFPTAIKPVFENQFLLFGEYITSIAVDGGNRKWIGTRDGAWLFNETGEELVHHFVSENSPLPSDNVLDISVNDGSGEVFFLTEQGVVSYRGSSTQGEETQQTVKIFPNPVPATFDGQVGIEGLVTDANVKITTISGTLVREVEAEGGMAVWDVKDYSGSRVGTGVYLLFTASEDGSQTFIAKVAVIN from the coding sequence ATGGGTAAAGTAAAAGGCAGGGCAAGGTGGGTGTTAACAACTGGCGCTCTGATAAGCTTTATTTTGTGCTTTGCTCATTCACTTTTTGCGCAGCGTGAGATTCCTATTGGTACATGGCGCACCCATTTTTCCTATCAGCAAAGTAAGCTTGTTTGTCTGGCAAAAAACAAAGTGTATAGTGCTACTCAAAATGGTCTGTTTTTTTATGATCATCAGACTTCTTCACTTAACGTTTTATCTAAACTAGATGGTTTAAGTGATGCCGGACTTACTGCAATGGATTATCAGGAGGCAGGTGACCTTTTGATCCTTGCCTATAAAAGTAATCGGGTAGATGTGCTCTCTCCCGAAGGAATAGCTAGTTTTAGTCTTTTACAAGAGTCCGTTGGTAATGAACAGATCAATGCAGTTTTACTGAATGATCATATCGCTTACCTTGCTACAAGCTTAGGAGTTAGAGTACTGGAAATTGACACGGGAGAAGAAGAGTTAAATATTGGTATCCGTGAATCTTATACACGCCTGAGCAGTGTAGGCGAAACGCTTCCTGTTTATGATGTTACGGTTTTAGGAGATAGTATTTTTTTGGCTACAGATGAGGGGGTAATTGCCAACTCTCTGGATATCAACGTAAACCGACAGGACTTCGCAAGCTGGGAAAGGCTTGACGTATCTGAAAATTTACCGGTCAGCTATGTGGAGCAGGATGGAAAAAATATACTGGCTGCGGTAGATGGAGAGGGAATATACGCATTGATTGATGGCAACTGGATGCTGACGGAAATCGTCGTAGAGGGCTCTTTTTCAAGCTTTAATGCTTCAAGCGGGCAATTAGTAGCGGTGGCTGATGGACAGGTTTATATTTTGGGTGAGACACTTTCAACAGTAATTACTTCTAACCCTTCCGAGGCGGTGATAGATACTGAAGGTATTCTGTGGGTAGCTGACGCAACTGATGGATTAATCAAAATTGATCAGACCGGACAGGAACAACTTCTCCCTTCCGGTCCACTAAGTGATGATGTATACAGCTTACATTATGCCAATGGAAGTATGATCTTATTGCTGGATAGTAGGGAGGCAGGCTTTTCTATTTTTGAAGAGGGAAAGTGGCATAATTATCCTCCGGCAATTATTGCCGAGAATTTATCGCAGCTCTCACCGCCCCCCTTGGTAGATGTAGACTATTTGCCTGCTGAGCAGTCTTACTATTTTGCCTCTCTTGGTAATGGCGTAATTCGTTGGGATGGTGAAAACAGCTTTTCATCAATTACTTCTACTTCAGAAGAAAGTAGCCTGGCGAATGATGTAGTATCCAGTGTACTGGTTCAGAACACTCAATTATGGCTGAGTAATTATGATGTCCTTCCTTCAGTCCATCTTTACAATTCTGATGAAGGTAGTTGGCAATCTTTTGCACCAAATGGTTTGGCAGGTCAGTTTCCGGTAGATATGGTACTTGCTTATGATGATATGCCCTGGCTCTTGAGTAGTCGGCAGGGAGCAGGTGCTCATACAGGTTCAGAGCTAGTCGTTTTTGACGCGGCAAATAGTACTAGCTTACAAATCAGGGCCAATGTAGCTGTGGCTGATCTACCAGGAAATGAGTTTACCGATATAGCAGTTGACAGAGAAGGGCAGATATGGCTGGCCGGAAACGAAGGCGTAACTTATTTCCCTACGCCTGCTGATATTTTTTCCTTTCCCACTGCGATAAAACCTGTTTTCGAGAATCAGTTTCTGCTTTTTGGTGAATATATTACGAGTATAGCGGTGGATGGAGGAAACAGAAAATGGATAGGTACGAGAGATGGTGCTTGGCTCTTCAATGAAACAGGAGAAGAACTGGTGCATCATTTTGTGTCAGAGAACAGCCCTCTGCCTTCAGACAATGTTCTGGATATCAGCGTAAATGATGGTAGTGGTGAAGTATTTTTTTTAACAGAGCAGGGAGTAGTCTCCTATCGGGGAAGTTCTACTCAAGGTGAGGAAACGCAACAAACTGTAAAAATATTTCCTAATCCTGTGCCTGCTACTTTTGATGGACAGGTAGGCATAGAAGGGCTGGTAACTGATGCGAATGTGAAAATAACAACGATTTCAGGAACATTGGTAAGAGAAGTAGAAGCAGAAGGAGGCATGGCAGTATGGGATGTAAAAGACTACAGTGGAAGCCGGGTAGGTACTGGCGTTTATCTGTTATTCACTGCCTCAGAAGACGGTTCCCAAACATTTATAGCTAAAGTGGCTGTTATTAATTGA
- the recO gene encoding DNA repair protein RecO: protein MLHKTKGIVLNFIKYRETSIVTRIYTEAFGLQSYIVNSVRGGGKKSKGKISLFQPLTLLELVVYYKKSAGLNRISELKCFEPYQSIPYDFKKSGMALFITEVLNKCLKEEEGNEALFEFLYHALLVFDHLPEGYENFHLQFMLKLSRYLGFAPRSSDDVFGQVYEHIGKPQVSGEEEAVLGELINAPFTQHIKSSNTTRRILLDDLVKFYQLHIEGFSDLKSTAVLREVME from the coding sequence ATGCTACATAAGACAAAAGGTATAGTACTGAACTTTATCAAGTACCGGGAAACATCCATCGTGACCAGAATCTATACAGAAGCTTTTGGTTTGCAGTCTTACATTGTGAATAGTGTAAGGGGAGGAGGGAAAAAAAGTAAAGGGAAAATATCTCTGTTTCAGCCCCTTACGCTATTAGAGTTGGTCGTTTATTATAAAAAATCAGCCGGGCTCAACCGCATTTCAGAACTCAAATGTTTTGAACCTTATCAGTCCATTCCTTACGACTTTAAGAAGTCAGGCATGGCACTTTTCATCACTGAAGTACTGAATAAATGTTTGAAAGAAGAAGAAGGGAATGAGGCCTTATTTGAGTTCTTATATCATGCGCTTCTGGTTTTTGACCATTTACCGGAAGGTTACGAAAATTTCCACCTGCAATTTATGCTGAAGCTCAGTCGCTATCTGGGCTTTGCTCCCCGCTCTTCTGATGATGTATTTGGGCAGGTGTATGAACATATCGGCAAGCCCCAGGTATCCGGTGAAGAGGAGGCAGTACTTGGTGAACTGATTAATGCTCCTTTTACTCAACATATAAAAAGTAGCAATACCACCAGACGTATTTTGCTAGATGATTTAGTTAAGTTTTACCAATTACACATAGAAGGCTTCAGTGACCTCAAGTCTACTGCTGTGCTTAGAGAAGTTATGGAATAA
- a CDS encoding lipoprotein, producing the protein MKNLFLSFISLFFLFALASCGSTGTQEEEGSDMSDASGDTQEESMPEVTLSSAPASVDYPDAILEISSPSEGATINGNTVSFNYDVTNYELGAQTSDADQKPLANSGKGQHIHLILNNNPYYALYEPTHEMELDNGHYVALSFLSRSYHESVKQPEAFTVSQFTVGEGESEEVDLSAPMLFYSRPKGTYTGADTETVLFDFYLVNTEIGANGNQVRVTVNGDHEFMVDEWAPMVFEGLPMGENTVKIELVDSEGNLIDGPFNSEERTFTLEAGEEPAS; encoded by the coding sequence ATGAAAAACTTATTTTTATCTTTTATTTCTTTATTTTTTCTGTTTGCTCTTGCCTCTTGTGGATCTACCGGCACTCAGGAAGAAGAAGGATCCGATATGAGCGACGCTTCAGGCGATACGCAGGAAGAAAGCATGCCAGAAGTAACATTATCTTCTGCACCTGCTTCTGTAGACTACCCTGATGCGATTCTGGAAATCAGCTCTCCTTCAGAAGGAGCAACCATCAATGGCAATACTGTATCCTTCAATTATGATGTAACCAATTATGAGCTAGGTGCCCAAACTTCCGATGCTGACCAAAAGCCTTTAGCTAATTCCGGGAAAGGTCAACATATTCATCTAATTTTGAATAATAATCCTTATTATGCTTTATATGAGCCTACGCATGAGATGGAGTTGGACAATGGGCATTATGTAGCACTTTCATTCCTTTCAAGATCTTACCACGAAAGTGTAAAGCAGCCTGAAGCTTTTACAGTTTCTCAATTTACAGTAGGAGAGGGAGAAAGTGAAGAAGTGGACCTTTCTGCTCCTATGCTTTTCTATAGCCGACCCAAAGGTACTTATACAGGCGCTGATACTGAAACAGTACTTTTTGACTTCTATCTGGTCAATACTGAAATTGGTGCTAATGGAAATCAGGTAAGAGTGACTGTAAATGGTGACCATGAATTTATGGTAGATGAGTGGGCCCCCATGGTATTTGAAGGTTTGCCTATGGGCGAAAACACAGTCAAGATTGAGCTGGTAGACAGCGAAGGCAATCTGATAGATGGCCCTTTCAATAGCGAGGAAAGAACTTTTACGCTGGAAGCAGGTGAAGAACCAGCCTCTTAA
- a CDS encoding isopenicillin N synthase family dioxygenase → MADASFDNIPSLNLDNFRSGNNEEKTKFVAELGNAFNNVGFVAIKNHGLSDDLRNKLYLAIQEFFSLPESVKRQYDKAELHGQRGYTSKGKEHAKGRTTGDLKEFYQIGQIVEDDDPLGEIYPDNLWPSELPTMEKYATQAFKTLESAGQDILKAVALYLELPENYFDDKVHNGNSILRAIHYFPIEDPDAIPADAVRAAEHGDINLITLLMGASAEGLEIQRRDGKWFPVTALPDQIVVNVGDMLARLTNDKLKSTIHRVVNPPKEKMKTSRYSIPFFLHPRSEMDLTCLESCVSNEYPKKYHDMTAGEFLDERLTEIGLKK, encoded by the coding sequence ATGGCAGATGCATCATTTGATAATATACCTTCCCTGAATTTAGATAATTTCAGAAGTGGTAACAATGAAGAAAAGACAAAGTTTGTTGCTGAGCTTGGAAATGCATTCAACAACGTTGGTTTTGTTGCTATCAAAAACCATGGCCTCAGTGATGACCTCCGAAACAAGCTTTATCTGGCTATTCAAGAGTTTTTTAGCCTACCTGAAAGTGTAAAGAGACAGTATGACAAGGCTGAATTACACGGACAGCGTGGATATACCAGCAAGGGTAAAGAACATGCCAAAGGGCGTACTACTGGTGACCTTAAAGAATTCTACCAGATTGGTCAAATCGTAGAAGATGATGATCCGCTTGGAGAAATATATCCTGATAACCTTTGGCCTTCTGAATTACCTACGATGGAGAAGTATGCTACCCAGGCTTTTAAAACACTGGAAAGCGCTGGTCAGGATATCCTCAAGGCAGTAGCACTGTATCTTGAGTTACCGGAAAACTATTTTGATGATAAAGTACACAATGGTAACAGTATCTTAAGAGCCATTCATTATTTTCCTATTGAAGACCCTGATGCTATCCCGGCAGACGCAGTGAGGGCTGCTGAGCATGGAGATATAAACCTGATTACTCTACTCATGGGAGCAAGTGCTGAAGGGCTGGAAATTCAGCGTAGAGATGGCAAGTGGTTTCCTGTAACGGCCCTGCCAGATCAGATTGTAGTAAATGTAGGAGATATGCTGGCACGACTCACTAATGATAAACTTAAGTCTACCATCCATAGGGTGGTGAACCCTCCTAAGGAAAAAATGAAGACTTCCCGCTATTCAATTCCTTTCTTTCTGCATCCACGTTCGGAGATGGACCTCACCTGTCTTGAAAGTTGTGTAAGTAATGAATACCCTAAAAAGTACCATGATATGACGGCAGGGGAGTTTTTGGATGAAAGGCTGACTGAAATCGGTTTAAAAAAGTAA
- the chrA gene encoding chromate efflux transporter has product MVRRVRHIIFLKDIFLLTISAFGGPQAHMTLLLRMMVEKRRYLSEKELIELYALCQILPGPTSTQTITAIGYRIGGAKLAFLTLIVWVFPAVTIMTALAIVVSHFQRQELSLAFTRFIQPMAVGFVAYASYTISKKVVSTRTGIVIMLLAAVVSFFIRKPFIYPLLLFLAGFATSVKWQRHPQEQKQKMSIKWGNLILWISVLIIAAIVGGITQTLPIRLFENFYRNGSLIFGGGQVLIPLLYTEFVDFLGYLSSEEFLSGYAMVQAVPGPTFSFSAYIGALAMRGYGMSGEILGGIVASAGIFLPGTFLIFFMIRFWEELKKYRVIKASLEGVTAASSGMVIAAAFLLMEPISADWMNTAFILGTFLLLKFTPIPAPLIILAGLGIGFIL; this is encoded by the coding sequence GTGGTCAGGCGTGTTCGTCATATTATTTTTCTCAAAGATATATTCTTACTCACGATCAGTGCCTTTGGAGGTCCACAGGCACACATGACCTTGCTTTTACGCATGATGGTAGAGAAAAGGCGTTATCTGAGTGAGAAAGAGCTTATAGAGCTTTATGCGCTATGTCAGATACTCCCCGGACCCACCTCTACCCAAACCATTACTGCGATAGGCTATAGGATAGGAGGGGCTAAACTTGCCTTTCTTACCCTGATCGTCTGGGTTTTTCCGGCTGTCACTATCATGACTGCTTTAGCCATAGTGGTTTCACACTTTCAGCGGCAAGAGCTATCATTAGCGTTTACGCGTTTTATCCAGCCCATGGCAGTTGGTTTTGTGGCTTATGCCTCCTATACGATCAGCAAAAAGGTCGTGAGTACAAGAACAGGTATTGTGATCATGCTGCTGGCAGCAGTGGTGTCGTTTTTCATCCGTAAACCATTTATTTACCCTTTGCTTCTATTTCTGGCAGGATTTGCTACTTCTGTTAAATGGCAAAGACATCCTCAGGAACAAAAACAAAAAATGTCTATCAAATGGGGTAATCTAATCCTTTGGATAAGTGTGTTAATAATTGCAGCAATTGTGGGAGGAATTACACAGACTTTGCCCATACGTTTGTTTGAAAATTTTTACAGAAACGGCAGCTTAATATTTGGGGGCGGGCAGGTACTGATTCCATTATTATATACAGAATTTGTAGACTTCCTTGGATATCTAAGTTCAGAAGAGTTCCTTTCTGGATATGCGATGGTGCAGGCAGTTCCTGGGCCTACATTTTCTTTTAGCGCATATATAGGTGCATTAGCGATGAGAGGTTATGGCATGAGTGGAGAAATATTGGGAGGGATAGTAGCCTCGGCAGGGATCTTTTTACCCGGTACATTTCTCATTTTTTTTATGATCAGATTTTGGGAGGAACTGAAAAAATACCGCGTGATCAAAGCTTCTTTAGAAGGAGTTACTGCGGCAAGCTCAGGGATGGTGATTGCCGCAGCTTTCCTGTTAATGGAGCCTATCTCAGCAGATTGGATGAATACGGCTTTTATATTAGGAACATTTCTACTTTTGAAGTTCACACCAATTCCAGCCCCTTTGATCATCCTGGCCGGTTTGGGAATCGGCTTCATATTATAA